The Solea senegalensis isolate Sse05_10M linkage group LG18, IFAPA_SoseM_1, whole genome shotgun sequence DNA segment CCGGCGTCACATCAAGCAAATAAACGGTTCATTTACAACGAATGACAATGATCTATATcgatcattattataatattaacaATGATAATTATTAATGAAATGACCAGTTAATGAAgcttaaaacaaacaagatgaaGTGTGGTGTTTTATAGATTTACATTTTCAAGTACAAGAATGTCATATCATTAATAACAAtgattataacaataataagtcAGTTGTTTCCCACCGTGTCTCCTCATTGTTCTTGTTCACTTTGGTCTCCTAACCTGTTTCCTaccttgtctcctctctgttgttattgtttcctACCTTGTCTCCTcgctgttgttattgttaccTACCTTGTCTCCTCATTGTTATTACTGTTTCCTATGTCCTCGGTAACGGTTGCCGCGGCGTCAGGAGCATCATGGCGGACGTTGCGGTGACGAGCGGCTCTGCGTGGGTTTGTCCCGCTGAGAAACGTCACCTGGCTGATGTGCTGCTCATCGGGAGTGAagaggacgatgaagaggagCTGGGTCTGTCACAtggacaagagacagacaggtgaaacGACTAGaacgagtcatgtgacagtgaaggTCACCCCTTCATGTGGACAGGCCTCAGAGacattatagtgtgtgtgtgtgtgtgtgtgtgtgtgtgttcgtcagGTCCAGTCCAGCCGTGTTGGAGCAGTTGGACGAAGCTTGTCCGTGTGTCCTGAAGCTTCAGTGCAGCTCCAGCTCTTCTGCTGCCATCCGTCGCCTGCTGGTCATCAGCGAGGCTCGAACCATGGAGGTGTATGAACAGACGGGGGAATACTGTGGGACAGTGCGAGGACAGAGGGACGACAGTGTCCACTCACACACGTAAACATGCTcacactcactcgctcactcacacactcactcactcactcactcgggGTTTGTTCTGTGTAAAATTATCTCTTGTTTTCCACTCACAGTGACAACAGAGGGCCTTTCTACAGGAAACGGCTGATTCTGGATCagccttccacttcctgtgaAGTGAAGGTGAGGCCAGCTCAGGGTCCGAGGTGTAAATGATTGGATGAATAATGAGAGGATGAACGTGTGAACTGATgaggaaacacaacattccTTCACTTAGTGACACACCATCATCACGACAGTGataacacacactctctctctctctctctctctcagctcctctctctctctggcaggAACAGTGTGTTGGTGAGTCGAATCGTCGTGGGTCTGCGGCCGctgaagccccgccccctctgcGGACCGGGCATTGACATGCAGCAGGTGCAGTGTTTGGTTGACGAGATGGGAACCAGTCTGTCACCAGGAGCTCAGAACCTCATGAACATGGTCCACTTCCAgcagaaggtgtgtgtgtgtgtgtgtgtgtgtgtgtgtgtgtgtgtgtgtgcgtgtgtgcgtgcatgcgtgcgtgcgtgtctcAGCTGTTTGTTGATGAagagtgtgatgatgatgtttctcagcagcagcagcagcagcagcagagcagctctcTCGCTGGTTTCCTGCCTCTGCTCATGAgctctgg contains these protein-coding regions:
- the lg18 h10orf88 gene encoding ATPase PAAT isoform X4, which gives rise to MADVAVTSGSAWVCPAEKRHLADVLLIGSEEDDEEELGLSHGQETDRSSPAVLEQLDEACPCVLKLQCSSSSSAAIRRLLVISEARTMEVYEQTGEYCGTVRGQRDDSVHSHTDNRGPFYRKRLILDQPSTSCEVKLLSLSGRNSVLVSRIVVGLRPLKPRPLCGPGIDMQQVQCLVDEMGTSLSPGAQNLMNMVHFQQKQQQQQSSSLAGFLPLLMSSGCFSVPPPAAASSSSSSSSAANLSEHSSDSTPSVDEALMPEDTVTSSSSSCPQSDVNTNITVSSDHRGPLADHAHLAEMMMSHFLKGGGGASLGADFLPTLQSVCGHVTQLRLDDAAALKRGDEARTSGSWELDAVMERRLDDMERRLKEHVDRRLDALEQKLQDALQRRETTASTVPPCHSQPSSQHVT
- the lg18 h10orf88 gene encoding ATPase PAAT isoform X1, with the protein product MADVAVTSGSAWVCPAEKRHLADVLLIGSEEDDEEELGLSHGQETDRSSPAVLEQLDEACPCVLKLQCSSSSSAAIRRLLVISEARTMEVYEQTGEYCGTVRGQRDDSVHSHTDNRGPFYRKRLILDQPSTSCEVKLLSLSGRNSVLVSRIVVGLRPLKPRPLCGPGIDMQQVQCLVDEMGTSLSPGAQNLMNMVHFQQKQQQQQQQQSSSLAGFLPLLMSSGCFSVPPPAAASSSSSSSSAANLSEHSSDSTPSVDEALMPEDTVTSSSSSCPQSDVNTNITVSSDHRGPLADHAHLAEMMMSHFLKGGGGASLGADFLPTLQSVCGHVTQLRLDDAAALKRGDEARTSGSWELDAVMERRLDDMERRLKEHVDRRLDALEQKLQDALQRRETTASTVPPCHSQPSSQHVT
- the lg18 h10orf88 gene encoding ATPase PAAT isoform X2; this translates as MADVAVTSGSAWVCPAEKRHLADVLLIGSEEDDEEELGLSHGQETDRSSPAVLEQLDEACPCVLKLQCSSSSSAAIRRLLVISEARTMEVYEQTGEYCGTVRGQRDDSVHSHTDNRGPFYRKRLILDQPSTSCEVKLLSLSGRNSVLVSRIVVGLRPLKPRPLCGPGIDMQQVQCLVDEMGTSLSPGAQNLMNMVHFQQKQQQQQQQSSSLAGFLPLLMSSGCFSVPPPAAASSSSSSSSAANLSEHSSDSTPSVDEALMPEDTVTSSSSSCPQSDVNTNITVSSDHRGPLADHAHLAEMMMSHFLKGGGGASLGADFLPTLQSVCGHVTQLRLDDAAALKRGDEARTSGSWELDAVMERRLDDMERRLKEHVDRRLDALEQKLQDALQRRETTASTVPPCHSQPSSQHVT
- the lg18 h10orf88 gene encoding ATPase PAAT isoform X3, with product MADVAVTSGSAWVCPAEKRHLADVLLIGSEEDDEEELGLSHGQETDRSSPAVLEQLDEACPCVLKLQCSSSSSAAIRRLLVISEARTMEVYEQTGEYCGTVRGQRDDSVHSHTDNRGPFYRKRLILDQPSTSCEVKLLSLSGRNSVLVSRIVVGLRPLKPRPLCGPGIDMQQVQCLVDEMGTSLSPGAQNLMNMVHFQQKQQQQQQSSSLAGFLPLLMSSGCFSVPPPAAASSSSSSSSAANLSEHSSDSTPSVDEALMPEDTVTSSSSSCPQSDVNTNITVSSDHRGPLADHAHLAEMMMSHFLKGGGGASLGADFLPTLQSVCGHVTQLRLDDAAALKRGDEARTSGSWELDAVMERRLDDMERRLKEHVDRRLDALEQKLQDALQRRETTASTVPPCHSQPSSQHVT
- the lg18 h10orf88 gene encoding ATPase PAAT isoform X5 — translated: MADVAVTSGSAWVCPAEKRHLADVLLIGSEEDDEEELGLSHGQETDRSSPAVLEQLDEACPCVLKLQCSSSSSAAIRRLLVISEARTMEVYEQTGEYCGTVRGQRDDSVHSHTDNRGPFYRKRLILDQPSTSCEVKLLSLSGRNSVLVSRIVVGLRPLKPRPLCGPGIDMQQVQCLVDEMGTSLSPGAQNLMNMVHFQQKQQQQSSSLAGFLPLLMSSGCFSVPPPAAASSSSSSSSAANLSEHSSDSTPSVDEALMPEDTVTSSSSSCPQSDVNTNITVSSDHRGPLADHAHLAEMMMSHFLKGGGGASLGADFLPTLQSVCGHVTQLRLDDAAALKRGDEARTSGSWELDAVMERRLDDMERRLKEHVDRRLDALEQKLQDALQRRETTASTVPPCHSQPSSQHVT